One window from the genome of Fulvivirga lutea encodes:
- a CDS encoding sigma-54-dependent transcriptional regulator, producing the protein MTEKNTKSGKILIVDDNEDLLKAAKIFLKRHFALVDLEKNPEAIPSLINNENYDVILLDMNFTKDVSSGKEGYYWLEQILEMDPSAVVVLITAYGDVQMAVKAIKAGATDFVLKPWENEKLLATLYSAMRLRESKLEIEDLRSKQKEINLQINNKYDNIIGQSPAIRKTFETIDRVAVTDANVLILGENGTGKEMVARAIHNNSPRRDKVFVNVDLGSVSETLFESELFGHKKGAFTDAKEDRAGRFEIANGGTLFLDEIGNLSMPLQAKLLAVLQNRKVSRVGSNKEINIDIRLLCATNMPLYDMVKENKFRQDLLYRINTIEIELPSLRNRLEDIPLLANHFLDHYNKKYSKSVSKISEGALSRMQKHHWPGNVRELQHSLERAVIMSNSQVLQPEDFNFTNQGQPSNNDAENVMLDQFKLEEVEKILIRKVLKKYNGNITQAASELGLTRSSLYRRLEKYGL; encoded by the coding sequence ATGACTGAAAAAAATACGAAATCTGGGAAGATTCTGATAGTAGATGACAACGAAGACTTACTAAAAGCAGCGAAGATATTTTTAAAGCGGCACTTTGCACTGGTAGATCTCGAAAAGAACCCTGAAGCCATTCCTTCACTCATTAATAATGAAAATTACGATGTGATTCTGTTGGATATGAATTTCACAAAGGATGTGAGTAGTGGAAAAGAGGGGTATTACTGGCTGGAGCAAATTTTAGAAATGGATCCTTCAGCTGTAGTTGTACTTATAACAGCTTATGGCGATGTGCAAATGGCTGTCAAGGCTATTAAGGCCGGAGCCACTGATTTTGTATTAAAGCCATGGGAGAATGAAAAACTTCTCGCCACTTTATACTCAGCCATGAGATTGCGAGAATCTAAGCTGGAAATTGAAGATTTAAGATCCAAGCAGAAGGAGATAAACCTTCAGATCAACAATAAGTACGATAACATCATCGGCCAAAGCCCAGCTATTAGAAAAACATTTGAGACGATCGATCGTGTAGCGGTTACTGACGCCAATGTGTTGATTCTTGGGGAAAACGGGACAGGTAAAGAAATGGTAGCACGTGCCATTCATAATAATTCACCAAGGAGAGATAAAGTTTTTGTGAATGTTGATTTAGGCTCAGTAAGTGAAACCCTTTTTGAAAGTGAGCTATTCGGCCATAAAAAAGGCGCTTTTACAGATGCTAAAGAAGATCGGGCTGGTAGGTTTGAAATTGCCAATGGCGGAACGCTCTTCCTTGATGAAATTGGGAATTTAAGTATGCCTTTACAGGCTAAATTATTGGCAGTTCTGCAAAATAGGAAGGTAAGCAGAGTGGGTTCGAATAAAGAAATTAACATTGACATTCGATTACTTTGTGCTACTAACATGCCATTGTATGATATGGTAAAGGAGAATAAGTTTAGACAAGACTTACTCTATAGAATCAATACTATTGAAATTGAACTGCCTTCTTTAAGAAACAGGTTAGAGGACATTCCTCTATTAGCCAATCATTTTTTGGATCACTACAATAAGAAGTACTCCAAAAGTGTGAGCAAAATTAGTGAAGGAGCCCTTTCCAGAATGCAAAAGCATCATTGGCCTGGTAACGTTCGTGAGCTGCAACACTCTCTTGAACGAGCAGTGATTATGAGCAATTCGCAAGTGCTACAGCCTGAGGATTTCAACTTTACCAATCAGGGACAGCCATCGAATAATGATGCAGAAAATGTGATGCTCGATCAGTTTAAATTGGAGGAGGTAGAGAAAATATTGATTAGAAAAGTATTGAAGAAGTATAATGGCAATATTACTCAGGCTGCTTCTGAACTTGGGCTTACACGATCGTCACTCTATAGAAGATTAGAGAAATATGGTCTTTAA
- a CDS encoding sensor histidine kinase — MAVTIFCAMTPDMYVTAAVLGLVVIFQLAELFRFISNTNRKLTRFLESVKYSDFVSGFSADDSLGKSFKELNLAFNQVLEAFRKARSEKEEHLLYLNTIVEHVTTGLISFDLDGNVQLINATAKRFLKIDTLRNIEELIETQSRLYKVLFDLPTGKSELFRLEGEIQLSVTATEIVLRGKKVKLVALQNIQPELQKKELEAWQNLTKVLRHEIMNSITPIASLTSTLKDVLIEDLVQKGDLYHLNEDAVDDLHDGIETIEGRSKGLIKFINAYRDYTSIPLPKIQPIHADALIDHLLQLLKAELRKANVTIETAIVSKDIIINGDEELIEQVLINIVKNAIEAMEGIKNPRIIISVSYNDSNNPKIVVSDNGSGIAREALEQIFIPFYTTKPTGSGIGLSLSRQIMQLHNGTLTVDSELGHGTAFSLNF; from the coding sequence ATGGCGGTAACTATTTTCTGCGCCATGACGCCCGATATGTATGTAACGGCCGCTGTATTAGGTTTGGTAGTTATATTTCAGCTTGCAGAGCTATTTCGGTTTATATCAAATACAAACAGAAAACTTACCCGTTTCCTAGAGTCTGTAAAATACTCTGATTTTGTTTCAGGCTTTTCTGCCGATGATAGCTTGGGTAAAAGTTTTAAGGAGTTGAACCTGGCATTCAACCAGGTATTAGAAGCGTTTAGAAAAGCAAGAAGTGAAAAAGAGGAACACTTGCTTTACCTAAACACGATAGTAGAGCATGTTACCACCGGATTAATATCTTTCGATCTCGATGGAAATGTACAGTTAATAAATGCAACAGCTAAACGTTTTTTGAAAATCGACACACTCAGAAATATTGAAGAGCTGATTGAAACACAGTCTAGGCTTTATAAAGTACTCTTCGATCTTCCTACAGGCAAAAGCGAGCTGTTCAGGCTTGAAGGCGAAATTCAATTATCGGTTACAGCCACTGAAATTGTGTTAAGAGGCAAAAAAGTAAAATTAGTTGCACTGCAAAACATTCAACCTGAATTACAGAAGAAAGAATTAGAAGCATGGCAGAATCTTACCAAAGTACTACGCCATGAAATCATGAATTCCATCACTCCTATTGCATCGCTTACCTCCACTTTAAAAGATGTGCTAATAGAAGATCTGGTGCAAAAAGGAGATTTATATCATTTAAATGAAGATGCTGTAGATGATTTACATGATGGCATTGAAACCATTGAGGGCCGAAGTAAGGGGCTCATTAAATTCATCAATGCCTATCGAGATTACACTTCCATACCATTACCTAAAATTCAACCAATACATGCCGATGCCCTGATAGATCATTTACTACAGCTTCTAAAAGCTGAGCTAAGAAAGGCCAATGTAACCATTGAAACGGCCATAGTATCAAAAGATATTATCATTAATGGCGATGAAGAGCTGATTGAGCAAGTACTTATTAACATAGTTAAGAATGCTATTGAGGCTATGGAAGGAATCAAAAACCCAAGAATTATTATTTCCGTCAGCTATAACGACTCGAATAATCCTAAAATAGTAGTATCAGATAATGGTTCCGGTATCGCGCGCGAGGCATTGGAGCAAATTTTTATCCCTTTTTACACTACAAAACCTACGGGAAGCGGAATAGGACTAAGCTTATCAAGACAAATTATGCAGCTACATAATGGCACTCTAACAGTAGATTCAGAACTAGGCCATGGAACAGCCTTTTCACTTAACTTCTAA
- a CDS encoding HNH endonuclease, producing MNRKVLVLNQDNSPISVCTVQRAFLLNYLRKSELVQPANGYKLRSITQSFPMPAVIRLNKYVNVPYKGVALTRQNIFRRDNFQCQYCGQSKDLTLDHVIPRSKGGKSVWANLVTACKRCNTKKGDNSPEQADLLLKTKPFKPSYVLFLRDFSGMFCEEWKPYLKVKNK from the coding sequence ATGAATAGGAAGGTTTTAGTACTTAATCAGGATAATAGCCCCATTTCTGTATGTACAGTTCAGAGAGCTTTTCTACTGAATTACCTTCGAAAATCGGAGTTGGTTCAGCCAGCGAATGGCTACAAATTGAGGTCAATTACTCAGTCTTTTCCAATGCCGGCAGTTATAAGGCTCAATAAATATGTGAATGTACCATATAAAGGAGTTGCACTTACACGACAGAATATTTTCAGAAGAGACAATTTCCAATGTCAGTATTGTGGGCAGTCAAAGGACCTTACCTTAGATCATGTGATTCCTCGCTCAAAAGGAGGAAAATCAGTATGGGCCAATCTCGTAACAGCCTGTAAGCGTTGTAATACTAAAAAAGGTGATAATTCTCCTGAACAGGCTGATTTATTATTAAAAACCAAGCCATTTAAACCTTCATACGTACTGTTTCTTCGAGATTTCTCAGGGATGTTTTGCGAAGAATGGAAGCCTTACCTTAAAGTTAAAAACAAGTAG
- a CDS encoding C40 family peptidase, with product MEIGNKGIARLSIVPVRSEPKDAAEMVTQLLFGDHYTITDISDNKQWCRIKMYFDGYEGWIDAKQHHAISNEYFEQINNSDYKICTDLSATILFNKHQTNIVMGSVLPISTNEIFKVEEQLAFNGEAKSLSSKRDVEFLIQTAKKYLNAPYLWGGRTPFGIDCSGFTQIIFRMSGFKLPRDSKDQALKGELIEFDKRQAGDVAFFANKDGKIIHVGVLINENEIIHSSGKVRIDSFTQEGIIHSDSQQNTHKLHSIRRIIKL from the coding sequence ATGGAGATAGGTAATAAGGGTATAGCAAGGCTAAGTATTGTTCCGGTTCGTTCAGAGCCTAAAGATGCTGCTGAAATGGTGACCCAACTACTTTTTGGTGACCATTATACAATTACTGACATATCTGACAATAAGCAGTGGTGCAGAATAAAAATGTACTTCGATGGTTATGAGGGCTGGATTGATGCAAAGCAGCACCATGCCATTTCGAATGAGTATTTTGAACAAATCAATAATTCAGATTATAAAATTTGCACAGACCTATCTGCTACTATTCTCTTCAATAAACATCAAACCAATATTGTAATGGGCAGCGTATTGCCTATTTCAACGAATGAAATATTTAAGGTAGAGGAGCAGCTTGCATTTAATGGTGAAGCAAAAAGTTTGAGTTCGAAAAGAGACGTAGAGTTTTTAATACAGACTGCTAAGAAATATTTGAATGCACCATACTTATGGGGTGGTCGTACTCCTTTTGGTATTGATTGCTCTGGTTTTACGCAAATTATTTTTAGAATGAGTGGCTTTAAACTGCCTAGAGATTCTAAAGACCAAGCCCTTAAAGGTGAATTAATTGAGTTTGATAAAAGACAAGCTGGTGATGTGGCGTTCTTTGCCAATAAGGATGGTAAAATTATACATGTAGGCGTTTTAATCAATGAGAACGAAATCATTCATTCTTCCGGCAAGGTAAGAATTGATTCATTTACACAAGAAGGAATAATACATTCTGATAGTCAGCAGAATACTCACAAACTTCATTCTATTAGAAGGATTATCAAATTGTAA
- the smpB gene encoding SsrA-binding protein SmpB codes for MTKKEKGRFANDINIKNKRAKFEYEFIDKYLAGIVLKGTEIKSIREGKVNLQDGYCYFKDGELFVKNVHIAPYAQGSFYNHTEDRERKLLLRKQELSKLESKLNEKGLTIIPIRLFINDRGLAKMEIALGKGKKLHDKRDSIKERDVKRELDRMKF; via the coding sequence ATGACTAAGAAAGAGAAGGGGCGGTTTGCCAACGATATTAACATAAAAAATAAGCGGGCAAAGTTCGAGTATGAATTTATAGATAAATACCTGGCTGGAATAGTTTTAAAAGGCACGGAGATAAAATCTATTCGTGAGGGTAAAGTTAACTTACAAGATGGCTATTGCTATTTTAAAGATGGTGAGTTGTTCGTAAAAAATGTGCACATAGCACCATATGCACAGGGTTCATTTTATAATCATACAGAAGATAGAGAAAGGAAATTGCTCCTTAGAAAACAAGAATTAAGCAAACTTGAAAGTAAACTCAATGAAAAGGGTTTAACCATAATCCCAATAAGGCTATTTATCAACGACAGAGGATTGGCTAAAATGGAAATAGCTTTAGGCAAGGGTAAAAAATTGCATGACAAGCGCGATAGCATTAAAGAACGTGATGTGAAGCGGGAGTTGGATAGAATGAAGTTTTGA
- a CDS encoding thioesterase family protein, giving the protein MLEGLKIGEKATVEYKVKPTDVPNFDGKDVHPVCSTYVLAREIEWSSRQFVLKYKLDDEEGIGTKLTIEHIGPAKVGELVSITAEAMEIKGNELICNYIAKVSDRIIAKGTTGQKVLKKNVIEKIFSKFDGND; this is encoded by the coding sequence ATGTTGGAGGGTTTAAAAATAGGAGAGAAGGCAACAGTAGAATATAAAGTTAAGCCAACTGATGTACCAAATTTTGATGGTAAGGATGTTCATCCTGTTTGTTCTACTTATGTATTAGCCAGAGAGATAGAATGGTCGTCCCGCCAATTTGTTTTAAAATATAAATTGGATGATGAGGAAGGTATTGGTACTAAATTAACTATTGAGCATATAGGGCCGGCTAAGGTTGGTGAGCTAGTATCAATTACGGCAGAGGCGATGGAGATAAAAGGTAATGAGCTGATTTGCAATTATATAGCTAAAGTGAGCGATCGTATCATTGCCAAGGGAACAACAGGACAGAAGGTGCTAAAAAAGAATGTGATCGAAAAGATTTTCTCTAAATTTGACGGCAATGACTAA
- the tsaD gene encoding tRNA (adenosine(37)-N6)-threonylcarbamoyltransferase complex transferase subunit TsaD, whose amino-acid sequence MNPIILAIESSCDETSAAIIKKGKVLNNIIATQSVHENYGGVVPELASRAHQQNIVPVVEEALKGSGVNKQDLDAVAFTKGPGLLGALLVGSSFAKSLAQGLNIPLIGVNHMQAHILAHFIDDPKPTFPFLCLTVSGGHTQIVSVKDYLDMEIVGETQDDAVGEAFDKSAKLLDLPYPGGPLIDKYAQNGNAHAFDFPDSEVAELDFSFSGIKTAFLYFLRDRLKEDQNFIKNNLNDICASLQRCLVNMLTKRLIKASKKYGIKEVAIAGGVSANSGLRKRLDELAKEYHWNVYIPDFEYCTDNAGMIAMAAHYKYLAGDFEPLTTSPDPRMKF is encoded by the coding sequence ATGAACCCTATTATACTCGCTATAGAATCATCTTGTGACGAAACTTCCGCTGCTATAATCAAAAAGGGCAAAGTACTTAATAATATTATAGCAACGCAATCTGTACACGAAAATTATGGCGGAGTAGTTCCCGAATTGGCTTCAAGAGCCCATCAGCAGAATATTGTACCAGTTGTTGAAGAAGCCTTGAAAGGTAGCGGTGTAAATAAACAAGACTTGGATGCGGTGGCATTTACTAAGGGGCCAGGCTTACTTGGTGCCTTATTGGTTGGTTCTTCTTTTGCCAAATCATTAGCCCAAGGGTTGAATATTCCTTTAATAGGTGTTAATCACATGCAGGCGCATATTTTAGCCCATTTTATCGATGACCCAAAGCCAACCTTTCCATTTTTATGTTTAACTGTTTCCGGGGGACATACACAAATTGTGTCGGTAAAGGATTACCTGGATATGGAGATTGTGGGTGAAACACAAGACGATGCTGTGGGTGAAGCATTTGATAAATCTGCCAAACTATTGGATTTGCCTTACCCGGGAGGGCCACTGATTGATAAGTATGCACAGAATGGCAATGCGCATGCTTTCGATTTTCCTGATTCTGAAGTTGCTGAACTTGATTTCTCTTTTAGTGGTATAAAAACAGCGTTTTTATATTTTTTGAGAGATAGACTGAAGGAAGATCAAAACTTTATAAAGAACAATCTGAATGATATATGTGCGAGTTTGCAAAGATGTTTGGTTAATATGCTCACCAAAAGATTAATTAAGGCCTCTAAAAAATACGGTATTAAGGAGGTTGCAATTGCAGGAGGCGTATCGGCTAATTCAGGCTTGCGTAAGAGGCTGGATGAACTCGCTAAAGAGTATCATTGGAACGTGTACATTCCGGATTTTGAATACTGCACCGATAACGCTGGTATGATTGCCATGGCGGCTCATTATAAATACCTGGCAGGTGACTTTGAACCATTAACTACTTCACCAGATCCAAGAATGAAATTTTAG
- a CDS encoding translocation/assembly module TamB domain-containing protein, translating to MLLLFATAGAIQFPYVQTKLVNYLNEKISTKLGYNISLQHISIWWFDSIDIEGVQVIDPEGNTMISAAKIELDFDLTNLLDKENHHLDDIVINKANVYLTKVFTDTDSLTTLNINDFIKKIKDATRKEGAKSRAYISCDNINIFKSNFSYNDQQRDSLTDRFDYYHFEIDSINGRFENIYSVSDTFGLKVNSLKGYDKKTKMKIDQMKTSFAVSQSAMLFDDLELKVGQSIIKDSVRFDYNSTADMSNFNNKVLVNASLNNSIIHTNDLSYFVPQLRKFNEKYTVSGNFNGLVRSFLFSKASISFGSGTTIRGKIRMTGLPDFDETFIDFDLYNSYITTTDIKPYVKEKTFKRLQPLEHISFTAEFLGFPSDFVALGTFYTQYGRIDSDINLKISEDISKSSYSGRLSMQNFDLGGYTNNDLFGALSVNGNIKGSGFTLETADFNLNGTVETVGINNYDYQNIVTNARFAKEFFEGSLKVDDPNLKLDLTGAIDLRGGLNFFNIKAKIDTTDLHALNLTEEEMLIKSQADVNARGLKIDEILGAANLGKTYLKYRNNSIQIDSLSLISDRDEEQRIILLKTNLLNATASGEFEITQLYTSLKNLLKEYRLSLRNNSDEIKKYYLAKNVKNEDYNVEFNINIKDLNPLLEVFAPNVYISPSTKLNGSITGGYTSIIALESRFDSLIIDNNVFANNDLQVNISKISDSTNVLAMVYAASKTQEFSKVRSHDMIFEGIWDNRHIEYDFEIEQSDYDNNALITGSVDFLRDSVQFRFSHADLKILDESWSIEKNNLITLSGKSISFENIKLYSKYQSISLIGKVAESPDAILELNIDSLELDNLNTILNKNIEGKVNGYASIKNVYSDLLIDNNIVVDGLSIDNFLVGNVISRMNWDNNRKESQVKCTLNRLGYKILDLNGTYSPYSSNQLKLKAYLNGTELKIIEPFLSSFFTNISGSLNGEVLITGSPDKPNFNGNGTIDNAHLHVNYLNTDYDFDGEFYLSSNKIGFRNIKLTDIEGQSGSLNGYISHDYFKNMGISMNADFQDFQILNTTSKDNSLFYGNGETTGTISFYGPLNNMNITANARTEKGTKIYIPIGDTETIEQEEYINFVDFGKDLNTLIQDEIESVDLRGIKLDFDLDITNDAYCEIIFDIKSGDIIRGRGNGDIKMEIDTKGEFNMFGDFNIEEGGYNFTLYNLINKEFEILPGSKISWYGDPYQGILDINATYSQLASFLPLLSDQQLGGDTDLNDVIELRRKYPVNVLLEIDGALLSPSVDFDITTGTLPRNIQLPNGDPVDLEFEFLKFKNSIDEQELKRQVFSLIVLRKFSPLQSFNTGGSITSSVSELLSNQLSYWITQVDENLEIDVDFGKLDQEAFNTFQLRLSYSFFDGRLRVTRDGGFTNQANRADVSSIAGDWTVEYLLTENGKFKVKMYNRTNYNPINPTEENQNTVTTGFSLIHTQSFDEIKDLFKKSRENAREENEEEESEEEDINAKAVMPEEDEAE from the coding sequence TTGCTACTCTTATTTGCCACAGCAGGAGCAATACAATTCCCCTATGTTCAAACAAAACTCGTTAATTATTTAAACGAGAAAATATCTACAAAGCTAGGCTATAATATTTCATTGCAACACATTTCAATTTGGTGGTTTGATAGTATCGATATTGAAGGTGTACAAGTAATTGATCCTGAAGGTAACACGATGATTAGTGCTGCTAAAATTGAGTTAGATTTTGATCTCACTAATTTACTTGATAAAGAAAATCATCATTTAGATGATATTGTGATAAACAAAGCCAACGTCTACCTCACAAAAGTATTTACCGATACTGACTCACTGACCACACTCAACATCAATGATTTTATAAAAAAAATTAAAGACGCCACACGAAAAGAAGGCGCCAAATCCAGAGCATATATTTCCTGTGATAACATTAATATTTTTAAGTCAAACTTCAGCTATAATGATCAGCAAAGAGATTCTCTAACAGATCGTTTTGATTACTATCATTTTGAAATTGACAGTATTAACGGGCGCTTTGAAAATATTTACTCTGTTAGCGACACCTTCGGGTTAAAAGTTAATTCTCTAAAGGGGTACGATAAAAAAACGAAGATGAAGATCGATCAAATGAAAACTTCGTTTGCAGTTTCACAAAGTGCTATGCTTTTTGATGATTTAGAGCTTAAGGTAGGCCAGAGCATAATTAAAGACTCTGTAAGGTTTGATTATAACAGTACTGCGGATATGAGCAATTTTAATAACAAAGTGCTTGTAAATGCCTCTCTGAATAATTCCATCATTCATACTAACGACCTATCTTATTTTGTACCTCAACTCAGAAAATTCAATGAGAAATATACGGTGTCTGGGAATTTCAACGGACTAGTTAGGTCCTTTCTATTTAGTAAAGCCTCTATATCATTTGGAAGCGGCACCACAATTAGAGGAAAGATTCGAATGACAGGTCTGCCAGATTTTGATGAAACGTTTATTGACTTTGACCTTTACAATTCATACATCACCACAACTGATATAAAACCCTACGTAAAAGAGAAAACATTTAAACGTCTTCAACCTTTAGAGCACATAAGCTTTACAGCAGAGTTTTTAGGTTTTCCCAGTGATTTTGTAGCACTAGGAACCTTTTACACACAATATGGTAGAATTGACTCAGATATTAACCTGAAAATTTCTGAGGACATTAGTAAATCATCATACAGTGGGCGTTTATCGATGCAGAACTTCGATTTAGGCGGTTATACCAACAATGACCTGTTTGGTGCCCTGTCCGTAAACGGAAATATAAAAGGTTCAGGATTCACACTCGAAACAGCAGACTTCAACTTAAACGGGACTGTTGAAACTGTTGGAATAAATAATTATGATTATCAAAATATTGTAACCAATGCCCGGTTTGCCAAAGAGTTTTTTGAAGGTAGTCTAAAGGTTGATGATCCAAATCTTAAATTGGACTTAACTGGTGCTATTGATCTTCGAGGTGGCCTAAACTTCTTTAACATTAAAGCAAAAATTGATACCACCGATCTACATGCCTTAAATCTCACAGAAGAGGAAATGCTCATAAAAAGTCAGGCTGATGTAAATGCCAGAGGCCTTAAAATTGATGAGATATTAGGCGCAGCGAATTTGGGCAAGACCTATCTGAAATATAGAAATAACTCGATCCAGATAGATTCTTTGTCATTAATATCTGATAGAGACGAAGAACAAAGAATAATACTGTTAAAAACAAACTTGTTAAATGCCACTGCATCAGGGGAATTTGAAATCACTCAACTATATACAAGCCTGAAAAACCTCTTAAAGGAATATAGGTTAAGCCTGAGAAATAACAGTGATGAAATTAAAAAGTATTACCTGGCTAAAAACGTAAAAAACGAGGATTATAATGTTGAGTTTAATATCAACATTAAAGATTTGAATCCTCTTTTAGAAGTATTTGCACCCAATGTTTACATATCGCCCTCCACTAAATTGAACGGTAGCATCACTGGCGGCTACACATCCATCATAGCTTTAGAATCTCGTTTTGATAGCCTTATTATAGACAACAATGTATTTGCCAATAACGACCTGCAAGTTAACATTTCTAAGATATCGGATAGCACCAATGTGCTCGCTATGGTGTATGCGGCTTCTAAAACTCAAGAATTTTCAAAAGTGCGAAGTCATGATATGATTTTTGAAGGCATTTGGGATAACCGTCATATAGAATATGACTTTGAAATTGAACAATCAGATTATGACAACAATGCCTTGATAACAGGTTCGGTAGATTTCTTAAGAGATTCTGTCCAGTTTAGATTTAGCCATGCCGATTTGAAAATTTTGGATGAAAGCTGGAGTATTGAAAAAAATAATCTGATCACATTATCAGGCAAATCTATTTCCTTCGAAAACATCAAACTTTATAGTAAATACCAGAGCATCTCATTAATAGGGAAGGTGGCCGAGTCTCCAGACGCTATATTAGAATTAAATATCGATAGTCTAGAGTTGGATAACCTAAACACCATTCTCAATAAAAATATCGAAGGAAAGGTGAATGGCTATGCAAGTATTAAAAATGTGTATTCAGATTTACTTATAGATAATAACATAGTTGTTGATGGATTAAGTATTGATAATTTTTTAGTGGGGAATGTGATTTCCAGAATGAACTGGGATAACAATAGAAAAGAAAGCCAGGTAAAATGCACGCTTAATAGATTAGGTTATAAAATTCTAGATTTAAACGGAACCTACTCCCCTTACAGTTCAAATCAACTAAAGTTAAAAGCCTATTTAAATGGTACAGAGCTTAAAATAATAGAACCATTTCTATCTTCTTTCTTTACTAATATTTCAGGTAGCTTAAACGGAGAGGTGCTTATCACTGGCTCCCCTGATAAACCTAATTTTAATGGTAATGGCACAATTGACAATGCGCACCTTCATGTGAATTACCTCAATACAGATTATGACTTTGACGGTGAGTTCTACTTAAGTTCAAACAAAATAGGCTTTAGAAATATTAAACTAACAGATATAGAAGGACAAAGTGGGAGTTTGAATGGCTACATATCCCATGACTACTTTAAAAATATGGGTATTTCAATGAATGCTGATTTCCAAGACTTTCAAATACTGAATACAACGAGCAAAGACAATAGCCTTTTTTATGGAAATGGAGAAACTACAGGTACCATTTCATTTTATGGCCCACTTAACAACATGAACATTACTGCGAATGCTCGTACAGAAAAAGGAACAAAAATATATATACCTATTGGCGATACGGAAACTATAGAGCAAGAGGAATATATCAACTTTGTTGATTTTGGCAAAGACCTAAATACACTTATTCAAGATGAAATTGAATCCGTTGACTTGCGAGGGATTAAACTTGATTTTGATTTGGACATTACAAACGATGCCTATTGTGAAATTATATTCGACATAAAGTCCGGTGATATTATTCGAGGTAGAGGTAATGGTGATATTAAAATGGAAATAGACACCAAAGGAGAATTCAACATGTTTGGCGATTTTAATATTGAAGAAGGCGGCTATAATTTCACACTTTATAATCTCATTAATAAGGAATTTGAAATTCTTCCAGGAAGTAAAATATCCTGGTATGGCGACCCTTATCAAGGTATTTTAGATATTAATGCTACTTACAGCCAGCTAGCTTCATTCTTGCCGTTATTGTCCGATCAACAGCTAGGAGGCGATACAGACCTAAATGATGTTATTGAATTAAGAAGGAAATATCCTGTGAATGTTCTTCTGGAGATAGATGGGGCTTTATTGTCACCAAGTGTTGATTTTGATATTACAACGGGTACGCTACCAAGAAACATTCAGTTGCCTAATGGCGACCCTGTAGATTTAGAATTCGAGTTTTTAAAATTTAAAAATAGTATTGACGAACAGGAGTTAAAAAGACAAGTTTTCAGTCTCATTGTCCTTAGAAAATTCTCGCCTTTACAATCATTTAACACGGGCGGTTCCATTACAAGTAGTGTGAGTGAACTATTATCAAATCAACTTTCCTATTGGATCACGCAAGTAGATGAAAATCTGGAAATAGATGTTGATTTTGGAAAGTTAGATCAAGAGGCCTTTAACACATTTCAGCTGCGTTTATCCTATTCGTTTTTTGATGGGAGATTGCGCGTAACCAGAGATGGAGGCTTTACAAATCAGGCAAACAGAGCTGATGTTTCAAGTATTGCCGGAGATTGGACGGTGGAATACCTACTAACAGAAAACGGAAAGTTTAAAGTAAAAATGTACAACCGAACAAATTATAATCCTATCAACCCTACAGAAGAGAATCAAAATACTGTAACCACCGGCTTTAGCTTAATTCACACTCAAAGTTTTGATGAAATTAAAGACTTGTTTAAAAAGAGCCGTGAGAATGCCAGAGAAGAAAATGAGGAGGAAGAAAGTGAGGAAGAAGATATAAACGCGAAAGCCGTTATGCCTGAAGAAGATGAAGCTGAATAA